The sequence below is a genomic window from Nitrospirota bacterium.
CATCAACTGCCCTTCCTTGACGGTCAGGATGACGGCCGCAGTCCGGTCCGCATCATTCGGAATCACATTGGGCAAGACATCGGCAAATGCGTAGCCTTTACTCCCGTATAAATCCTTCAGTCTGGTGATCTCATCGCGGAGCTTCTGGCGTTGAAAAATCTCCCCCGGCTTCATTTTGAGCCCCTGGCGGAGCTCCGGATCTTCAAACACGACATTCCCACGGAATCCGATTTCGCTGATGGTGAAAGGCTCCCCCTCCCTCACCGGATACGTCACGACAAACCATTTCCTGTCGTCGCTGAGTTCCACGGTCGGCAACCCGACCTGGGCATTCAAGTAGCCTCTGTTGAGCAAGATCTCTTTGATCCGCTCAACATCGTTATTCATCTCCTCCCGTTTCAAGACACCGGCATCTGAAACAAACGACGGTAACTTCCGCTGCGTGAACAGACCATACCAGGGAATCCATTCCCGTGTTGCCATCGCCTTGAACATTTCATCTTTCGTCGCCGCGTGCAGTCCGTCAAAATTGACCGTTTTGATGCGCGCTTTATCCCCTTCTTTCACAAAGAACGTCAGACGCTTTCGATCCTCATCCAAGGTCTGCACGACCGGAATCACTTCGCAATTGAAGAAACCGTCCCCCTGGTAGGCCAGGCGAATCTTCTCCGCACTCTCTTTGACCTGGGCCTGATCGAGAAAGGTCTGGTTCTTAATCGTGATCTTTTCTTTCAGCTTATCGTCGCTTAACGCTTGATTGCCATCGAATACGATCTCGGCGATAAAAGGTTTCTCCCGAACCAGAAAGATCAGAGCCACCCCGCCTGCTCCTGGTTCCGTCTCTACTTGCACATCTTCAAAGTACCCGGCATCGTAGAGAATTTTAATTTGCCCATGAACATTCTCAGGGATATAAGGATCGCCGGGCCTTAACGTCAAACGGCTGATAATCGCCGGCACCTCGATCCGCTTGTTCCCTCGAATCTCAATCGCCTTCACTTTGACGCCAGCCTCCTCTGCAGCGACCGCAATCACCGGTAAGGAACCGTAGGCCAGGGTGACGAGGATCATAATGAGTGGCCAACGAGTCCATGCTGAGGAACAAGTTGTGCTCACTGGATCTGCGTTCCATATACCAAGAAAACAGATAATAGAGGCATTATGCGTTACCCTGCCCCGGCATTCTCGATACCCGCAAATTGTGAAGCATATCTCGCTATTCGCGCCGGACTCCCGACATTCGCGAGAAAAGCTAGACGGGCCGGAATGTTCCCCTTTGCGAGTCGCGCCAGTCTCGCACGTCCTGCTTGTCTCGCTCAGATTTCACGAACGACGACCAACGAAGGGGCAGCTGACGTGGGAGCACTTGGTGGTCAGCGCGAACGTATCCCTCACAGGAACATGCGTGCGAAACTTCCGAATTATATTGGGCAAGTATTTGAATGTAAAGCTGGCAGGACGCATTATTCTCAAAGATCGATTACACACAGACGGAGTGGGCCAGACTTGTTGCGCTTGTCTCTTTGGGGCTGTTTGGTTTGTTTAGATAAACCAACTAAACCAATAAACCAGATGCACCCTTGTCGCTCGCTTGCAAGCTCCTGCTTTCCTTGACATCGCCTACCCCATCACATAGTATCGAAACATGTCGCGCTACGACGTTCGCAAAGCCGTACTTCCTGCTGCAGGCCTCGGTACTCGCTTCCTCCCCGCGACCAAAGCTTCCCCCAAAGAGATGTTGCCGCTCGTCGACAAGCCGCTGATTCAATATGCCGTGGAAGAAGCGGTCGCCTCCGGAATCGAGGACATTATTATCATCACGGGGCGAGGCAAACGCGCAATCGAGGACCATTTCGACCGATCCGTCGAGTTAGAAGAAAATCTCAAGGGGAGCGGGAAGGCGCAGCTCCTGAGCCAGATGCGCCATATCTCTACGCTCGCAAATTTCTGCTACGTCCGGCAGACGGAAGCCCTCGGCCTCGGCCACGCGGTTCTCTGCGCCCAACGGCTGATCGGTGACGAACCCTTTGCAGTCATACTCGGCGATGAAGTCATCGATGCCCCGGTCCCAGGCCTCGCACAACTCATTCATGCCTTCAAGAAACGACACGGCGCGGTCCTCGGTGTACAGGAAGTACCTCACCATGAAGTCAACCGCTACGGAATCGTATCGCCTAAAGCCATCTCCGGGGGGCTACATCGAGTCGAGGGTCTCGTTGAGAAACCAGCGCCGGACGAAGCCCCGTCCGATCTGGCGGTCATCGGTCGCTATGTGCTGCCGCCTGACATTTTCTCCATTCTTCGAAAAACCAGGCCGGGTAAAAATGGCGAGATCCAATTGACCGACGCACTTCGGGAACTGGCGAAAAAGTCTCCTATGTATGCGCTGGAGATACAGGGGCAGCGCTATGATGCCGGAGACAAGTTGGGATTTCTCATTGCGACCGTTGAATTCGCACTCAAGAATCCCTCTCTGGGGCCGGAGTTCGGTGAATATCTCCGGGATCGAATACGGCCTTCCGGAGGACGCCGCACGACAGCGCCGCGAAAATCCTGACAGGCTCCGTTTGTTTGGTTGATTTGGTTTGTTTCGTTCATTTGGTTGGTCCAGTCAATTAAAGAGCCAATGGTCATCTGATTGTTTTGTGCATCCCGTTCCTCAACCAAATAAACCAAACAAACCAAAGAAACAAGGACACCAGTTCCCATGAACGACCCGAGCGAACAGGACTTGCAGCTGCCCCAGAACGTCGACGTTCCCGACCAGCTTCCCATGTTGCCGGTGCGAGACATCGTCGTCTTCCCCTACATGGTCCTCCCTCTCTTTGTCGGACGGGAGATGTCGATCAAAGCGATCGAAGCCGCGTTAGCCGGTA
It includes:
- the galU gene encoding UTP--glucose-1-phosphate uridylyltransferase GalU, with amino-acid sequence MSRYDVRKAVLPAAGLGTRFLPATKASPKEMLPLVDKPLIQYAVEEAVASGIEDIIIITGRGKRAIEDHFDRSVELEENLKGSGKAQLLSQMRHISTLANFCYVRQTEALGLGHAVLCAQRLIGDEPFAVILGDEVIDAPVPGLAQLIHAFKKRHGAVLGVQEVPHHEVNRYGIVSPKAISGGLHRVEGLVEKPAPDEAPSDLAVIGRYVLPPDIFSILRKTRPGKNGEIQLTDALRELAKKSPMYALEIQGQRYDAGDKLGFLIATVEFALKNPSLGPEFGEYLRDRIRPSGGRRTTAPRKS